A region from the Streptomyces tsukubensis genome encodes:
- a CDS encoding intradiol ring-cleavage dioxygenase translates to MPLVKETTEGPYYLDYDKHRVDITEGRPGTPLELRIQVLNAKNGKPVPEAAVDIWQCDALGIYSGYEETSEAMNEGELVFDGPIPKLPPDSKTTYLRGFQMTGRDGWVRFRTVFPGWYTGRTVHIHAKVHTRGVLLDRAYAQGVTVHTGQVFFPEDLTAAVSRVRPYTRNDLPRTTNATDPFYSGDTAADGLLTVEWDRTDATRPIRASIRTAVDLDAINPGRRGNPPPGPVRPGP, encoded by the coding sequence ATGCCGCTGGTGAAGGAGACCACCGAAGGCCCGTACTACCTCGACTACGACAAGCACCGCGTCGACATCACCGAGGGCAGGCCCGGCACACCGCTGGAGCTGCGCATCCAGGTGCTGAACGCGAAGAACGGCAAGCCGGTGCCCGAGGCGGCGGTCGACATCTGGCAGTGCGACGCACTCGGCATCTACTCCGGGTACGAGGAGACCTCGGAGGCCATGAACGAGGGCGAACTGGTCTTCGACGGCCCGATCCCGAAGCTGCCGCCGGACAGCAAAACCACCTACCTGCGCGGCTTCCAGATGACCGGCAGGGACGGCTGGGTACGCTTCCGTACCGTCTTCCCCGGCTGGTACACCGGGCGGACCGTGCACATCCACGCCAAGGTGCACACCAGGGGCGTCCTGCTGGACCGGGCGTACGCCCAGGGCGTCACCGTGCACACCGGACAGGTCTTCTTCCCCGAGGACCTCACCGCGGCGGTCAGCAGGGTACGGCCGTACACGCGGAACGACCTGCCCCGCACCACCAACGCCACGGACCCCTTCTACTCCGGTGACACGGCCGCCGACGGTCTGCTCACGGTGGAGTGGGACCGTACCGACGCGACCAGGCCGATCCGCGCGTCCATCAGGACCGCCGTCGACCTGGACGCGATCAACCCGGGACGGAGGGGCAACCCGCCGCCCGGCCCGGTCCGCCCGGGCCCCTGA
- a CDS encoding TetR/AcrR family transcriptional regulator C-terminal domain-containing protein, which yields MTNKRAAGPSARTRLTPAAVVDTALGLLAEEGLEAVTTRAVADRLGVRMNTVLWHIKTKRRLIELMADAIAGTIAYDGLPAGAGERAAELMRRYRRSLLAHRDGAALVTGTYAAEPHTLRFADTVLAVLGEHEDTAEGPPRTLYALVYFTLGLTQEEQAMGDRDVARFSAAVESGPYPALRASRAALADDSFSARFEDGIRRILGPDRTP from the coding sequence ATGACCAACAAGCGAGCGGCCGGGCCGTCGGCCCGTACCCGGCTGACCCCGGCCGCCGTGGTGGACACGGCCCTCGGCCTCCTGGCCGAAGAAGGGCTGGAGGCCGTGACCACGCGCGCCGTCGCGGACCGGCTCGGCGTCCGGATGAACACCGTCCTGTGGCATATCAAGACCAAGAGACGGCTGATCGAACTGATGGCGGATGCCATCGCCGGGACGATCGCCTACGACGGCCTGCCCGCGGGGGCCGGGGAGCGGGCCGCCGAACTGATGCGCCGCTACCGGCGGTCGCTGCTCGCCCACCGCGACGGGGCCGCCCTGGTCACCGGAACCTACGCGGCCGAGCCGCACACCCTGCGCTTCGCGGACACCGTCCTCGCCGTCCTCGGAGAGCACGAGGACACGGCGGAGGGGCCGCCCCGTACCCTCTACGCCCTGGTCTACTTCACCCTCGGTCTCACCCAGGAGGAACAGGCCATGGGCGACAGGGACGTGGCCCGCTTCAGCGCTGCTGTGGAGAGCGGCCCCTACCCCGCCCTGCGGGCGTCCAGGGCCGCTCTTGCCGACGACAGCTTCTCCGCCCGTTTCGAGGACGGCATCCGCCGCATCCTGGGCCCCGACCGCACCCCCTGA
- a CDS encoding NACHT domain-containing protein has translation MDRHWGRKVGRLWLLLCGGCVAALAVWLMGRKPGGDALNNTSLLIALPGLFAALWSAYLALRTLRVQAPDTTALAAQLAGHITLAETRERARLLGDVGTPIDVRFTLRPAPAHNAAGADPHGSLSGVIDYYRRLRPGRLVITGAAGSGKTVLAIELLLALVENRGSRDPVPVRMSLASWTRMPTATPTDSIGDAVRTWMRQHLMDSFQLSRVAATALVEDGLILPVLDGLDEMDAEGGNAPRARRAMRELDAYRYGRPRAGMILTSRSAAYDALGTHARDTARVEITPVSAARARTFINSHTEDPARWQEVLRELDTAPAGPLARGLSTPWRLTMAVTLYEQRDLATGIHPHTPADLLGPARAGAEAVRDHLVDLFLHHAATGRVPPPGRMTPSQVQAPLQCLARHLEDNMGGTRVVRGRALSGIDLIPHELWPLVGNRRVRAAQVLLYLAIAVSVIAIGMQFLSSDIDSYPGLRDISDRELFVHLLTIVAPILLFGIVQTWVRVWPGAHRLASPTLRSPRHWGRAAIGVLGGSAAGFSIAVAVGSIILLVINASDGDFELHWDWYWVWERNVVPMFLSVGVLFGLPAGFMFGLVGGVFRREVSEVGDPRRLIRDDLLVALAIIVLMCLPLAPFLTLLVISGYFGYLLFVPLAVALATITAAVTSAPAGMRYVVFLLLARFGRHRLPWRLGRFLHWATQVGIMRTAGIAYQFRHRELQDRLAHQPTR, from the coding sequence ATGGATCGTCACTGGGGACGGAAGGTCGGCCGGCTGTGGCTCCTGCTCTGCGGTGGATGCGTAGCCGCCCTGGCCGTGTGGTTGATGGGGCGCAAGCCCGGGGGTGACGCCCTGAACAACACGAGTCTGCTGATCGCGCTGCCGGGACTCTTCGCAGCGCTGTGGTCGGCCTATCTCGCCCTCAGAACCCTGCGGGTCCAGGCCCCGGACACGACTGCACTCGCCGCGCAGCTCGCCGGACACATCACCCTTGCCGAAACCAGGGAACGCGCCCGCCTCCTCGGAGACGTCGGCACTCCTATCGACGTCCGGTTCACGCTGCGGCCCGCGCCCGCGCACAACGCCGCCGGCGCCGACCCCCACGGAAGCCTGAGCGGGGTGATCGACTACTACCGCCGGCTGAGGCCCGGACGGCTGGTGATCACGGGGGCGGCCGGCTCGGGCAAAACGGTCCTGGCCATCGAACTGCTTCTCGCCCTTGTCGAGAACCGCGGGTCGCGGGACCCGGTACCGGTACGGATGTCACTCGCCTCCTGGACCCGGATGCCCACCGCCACCCCCACCGACAGCATCGGCGACGCCGTAAGGACATGGATGCGGCAGCATCTGATGGACTCCTTCCAGCTCTCCCGCGTCGCGGCCACCGCCTTGGTGGAAGACGGGCTGATCCTGCCCGTTCTGGACGGCCTCGACGAGATGGACGCAGAAGGCGGGAACGCTCCACGGGCCCGCCGGGCGATGCGGGAACTGGACGCCTACCGATACGGACGCCCCCGGGCCGGCATGATCCTCACGTCCCGCAGTGCCGCATACGACGCGTTGGGCACCCATGCACGCGACACCGCCCGAGTGGAGATCACCCCCGTCAGCGCAGCGCGGGCCCGCACCTTCATCAATTCCCACACCGAGGATCCGGCCCGGTGGCAGGAGGTACTCCGGGAACTCGACACCGCGCCCGCCGGGCCGCTCGCCCGAGGACTGTCGACACCATGGCGCCTGACGATGGCCGTCACCCTCTACGAACAGCGCGACCTCGCCACCGGAATCCACCCCCACACACCCGCCGACCTGCTCGGCCCGGCCCGCGCCGGCGCGGAAGCGGTCCGTGACCACCTCGTGGATCTGTTCCTCCACCACGCAGCCACCGGCCGCGTTCCCCCTCCGGGGCGTATGACTCCGTCTCAAGTACAGGCGCCACTGCAATGCCTCGCCCGGCATCTCGAAGACAACATGGGCGGCACCAGGGTGGTCCGAGGCCGGGCACTGTCCGGAATCGACCTCATCCCGCACGAACTGTGGCCACTCGTGGGCAACCGACGCGTCCGTGCGGCCCAGGTCCTGCTCTACCTCGCGATCGCCGTCTCGGTGATCGCCATCGGCATGCAGTTCCTGAGCAGCGATATTGATTCCTACCCGGGACTCCGGGACATCTCCGATCGCGAACTCTTCGTTCACCTGCTGACGATCGTCGCTCCGATCCTGCTCTTCGGCATCGTCCAGACATGGGTCCGGGTCTGGCCGGGAGCCCACCGCCTGGCCTCCCCCACCCTGCGCAGCCCCCGGCACTGGGGCCGTGCCGCGATCGGTGTCCTCGGCGGCTCCGCCGCCGGCTTCTCCATCGCGGTGGCCGTCGGCTCCATCATCCTGTTGGTCATCAACGCGTCGGACGGGGACTTCGAGCTGCACTGGGACTGGTACTGGGTCTGGGAGCGCAACGTCGTGCCGATGTTCCTCTCCGTGGGGGTGCTCTTCGGACTACCGGCCGGATTCATGTTCGGGCTCGTGGGCGGGGTGTTCCGCAGGGAGGTCTCGGAGGTCGGGGACCCGCGGCGTCTCATCCGCGACGACCTTCTGGTCGCCCTCGCCATCATCGTGCTGATGTGCCTGCCTCTTGCTCCCTTCCTCACGCTACTCGTCATCTCCGGCTATTTCGGATACCTGCTCTTCGTGCCACTCGCCGTGGCTCTGGCAACCATCACCGCAGCGGTGACGAGCGCCCCGGCCGGCATGCGCTACGTCGTCTTCCTGCTGCTCGCCCGCTTCGGGCGCCATCGGCTGCCCTGGCGTCTGGGGCGATTCCTCCACTGGGCGACCCAGGTCGGCATCATGCGCACCGCCGGAATCGCATACCAGTTCCGCCACCGGGAACTCCAGGACCGGCTCGCCCACCAGCCCACCCGCTGA
- a CDS encoding WGR domain-containing protein, whose translation MAGSTTYLELSQEGAGAHKFYEVTVEGTVVSVRYGRIGAAGQTQVSSFPTVEKARAAAAKKVGEKVRKGYATAVQGARAARSVTRRQVDSAPSTARSTAPVLWRFRTGSAAFGIHISEDRCWVGNQAGDVYTLSHGGEVLARYSLPDGVKCLVADDFWIYAGCDDGTVYDLSSKVPYGAYTIAPDVDIFWLDIHEGVLDVSDAKGGLTVIDHEDEHQWSRRSAGAHGWMVRADDRAVYHGHHQGVTAYAPDGTGQLWHTATSGQVLFGWQEADAVYAGTSRNVVQRLSKATGALMATYRCDASVYSCATAPGGTYVFAGDSASSVYCFDADGNRLWKLGTGSGSALSMQYADERLYMVTTDGSLICVDATDGAIAAAQEGTVPVARDIKSAAALPTYLPAASATALATVTAAPSDGVVVECVQEGARLRVHVVSGAPNGYDTSWNVQFPRGMREVGARYVVDALHPSAGGFYRVRGEIRRLV comes from the coding sequence ATGGCGGGCTCGACGACGTATCTGGAGTTGTCGCAGGAGGGGGCGGGCGCCCACAAGTTCTACGAGGTGACGGTCGAGGGGACGGTGGTCTCCGTGCGCTACGGCCGGATCGGGGCCGCCGGGCAGACGCAGGTGTCTTCCTTCCCCACGGTGGAGAAGGCACGGGCGGCAGCGGCGAAGAAGGTCGGTGAGAAGGTGCGCAAGGGGTACGCGACTGCTGTGCAGGGGGCGCGGGCGGCGCGTTCGGTGACGCGGCGGCAGGTGGACTCGGCGCCGTCGACGGCCCGGTCCACGGCTCCGGTGCTGTGGCGTTTCCGTACCGGTTCCGCCGCGTTCGGTATCCATATCTCCGAGGACCGCTGCTGGGTGGGCAACCAGGCGGGTGATGTGTACACCCTCAGTCATGGGGGTGAGGTGCTCGCCCGGTACTCCCTTCCGGACGGGGTGAAGTGCCTGGTCGCCGATGACTTCTGGATCTATGCGGGCTGTGACGACGGCACGGTGTACGACCTGTCGTCGAAGGTGCCGTACGGCGCTTATACGATCGCCCCGGACGTGGACATCTTCTGGCTGGACATCCACGAGGGCGTGCTCGACGTCTCCGATGCCAAGGGCGGGCTGACGGTCATCGACCACGAGGACGAGCACCAGTGGTCCCGTCGGTCGGCCGGGGCGCACGGCTGGATGGTCCGGGCCGACGACCGGGCGGTGTACCACGGTCATCACCAGGGGGTCACGGCGTACGCACCGGACGGCACCGGCCAGTTGTGGCACACGGCGACATCCGGGCAGGTCCTCTTCGGCTGGCAGGAGGCGGACGCGGTGTACGCGGGCACCTCCCGCAACGTGGTCCAGCGCCTGTCGAAGGCGACGGGTGCCCTCATGGCCACCTACCGCTGTGACGCCTCGGTGTATTCGTGCGCCACCGCGCCCGGCGGCACCTACGTCTTCGCAGGCGACTCGGCGTCGTCGGTCTACTGCTTCGACGCCGACGGCAACCGGTTGTGGAAGCTGGGCACCGGAAGCGGGTCGGCGCTCTCCATGCAGTATGCGGACGAGCGGCTCTACATGGTGACCACGGACGGCTCGCTGATCTGCGTGGACGCCACGGACGGGGCGATCGCGGCGGCCCAGGAGGGAACCGTTCCGGTCGCCCGCGACATCAAGTCCGCGGCCGCGCTGCCCACCTACCTGCCCGCGGCGTCGGCGACGGCTCTGGCGACGGTCACCGCGGCGCCCTCGGACGGGGTGGTGGTGGAGTGCGTCCAGGAAGGGGCCCGGTTGCGAGTGCATGTCGTCTCGGGCGCTCCGAACGGCTACGACACCAGTTGGAACGTGCAGTTCCCCCGGGGTATGCGGGAGGTCGGTGCGCGGTACGTGGTGGATGCTCTGCATCCCTCGGCCGGTGGTTTCTACCGGGTGCGCGGGGAGATACGCCGACTGGTGTGA
- a CDS encoding RICIN domain-containing protein produces the protein MRTRHKALTALAVLAAALGVITGQAALAAPEAAPPAYPPGTQVTIETFAAKCFDVRNQDSGSPVVQADCDSTSRTQRFWVNTVAGGVELRTAANLCLDLEAARRGNNTKIIQYPCGALPRFTQTFLTFPAGTGLSTIHTIDLRCFDVENADEAAGAGIIQYGCSGDSNQNFKLREI, from the coding sequence ATGCGTACACGTCACAAGGCGCTCACCGCTCTGGCCGTCTTAGCCGCCGCTCTGGGAGTCATCACCGGTCAAGCGGCCCTGGCCGCGCCGGAAGCCGCCCCTCCGGCCTATCCGCCGGGAACCCAGGTCACCATCGAGACCTTCGCCGCCAAATGCTTCGACGTGCGCAACCAGGACAGTGGCTCCCCCGTCGTCCAGGCCGACTGCGACAGCACGTCCCGCACCCAGCGATTCTGGGTGAACACCGTCGCAGGCGGAGTCGAGCTCCGCACCGCCGCGAACCTCTGTCTCGACCTGGAGGCGGCGAGGCGGGGCAACAACACAAAGATCATCCAGTATCCGTGCGGAGCGCTCCCCAGGTTCACCCAGACCTTCCTCACCTTCCCGGCCGGCACCGGGCTGTCCACGATCCACACCATTGACCTCAGGTGCTTCGACGTCGAGAACGCCGACGAAGCTGCGGGTGCGGGCATCATCCAGTACGGCTGCAGCGGCGACTCCAACCAGAACTTCAAGCTCCGCGAGATCTAG
- a CDS encoding metalloregulator ArsR/SmtB family transcription factor has product MDEVTSAIADPVRRDILMMLRGTALTAGEIARHFPISRPAISRHLRVLRESGLVHDELTGTRRLYRLDPAALAELAEWIAVLRAPVGWGHRLDALETEVRRTRRERAQPGAARHRDRTEDTA; this is encoded by the coding sequence GTGGACGAGGTGACCAGTGCGATAGCGGACCCGGTGCGCCGGGACATCCTCATGATGCTGCGCGGGACCGCACTCACCGCGGGTGAGATCGCGCGTCACTTTCCCATCAGCCGACCGGCGATCAGTCGACATCTGCGAGTACTGCGCGAGAGCGGCCTGGTGCACGACGAGCTCACCGGCACCCGGCGGCTCTACCGGCTCGACCCGGCAGCCCTGGCCGAGCTCGCAGAGTGGATCGCCGTCCTGCGCGCTCCCGTCGGCTGGGGCCACCGGCTGGACGCCCTGGAGACCGAGGTCCGCCGTACCCGCCGTGAGCGGGCTCAACCCGGCGCGGCCCGGCATCGAGACCGCACGGAGGACACCGCATGA
- a CDS encoding SRPBCC family protein: MNPTPTGRLTPTADGHDLVLTRTFRAPIDDVWAGVTEPERTARWFGPWEGDAAVGRTVKVRLAFEESAPWCDVHIDACEPPRRLAVSLSDEAGDWHIELRLTASGGTTELQLIHHLKAPTGIGEIGPGWEYYLDLLRASLDGTARPDFDDYYPAQSDYFASLAVR, encoded by the coding sequence ATGAACCCCACACCCACTGGTCGGCTCACTCCCACCGCCGACGGTCATGACCTGGTACTCACGCGTACCTTCCGGGCTCCGATCGACGATGTCTGGGCCGGTGTCACCGAGCCCGAGCGCACGGCGCGATGGTTCGGGCCCTGGGAAGGCGACGCCGCGGTCGGCCGTACCGTGAAGGTGCGCCTGGCCTTCGAGGAGAGCGCACCCTGGTGCGACGTACACATCGACGCGTGCGAGCCGCCGCGGCGGCTGGCCGTCTCCCTGTCCGACGAGGCGGGGGACTGGCACATCGAACTCCGTCTGACCGCCTCGGGCGGCACGACGGAGCTGCAGTTGATCCACCACCTCAAGGCCCCGACGGGCATCGGTGAGATCGGGCCCGGCTGGGAGTACTACCTCGACCTGCTCCGTGCCTCACTCGACGGGACAGCCAGGCCGGACTTCGACGACTACTACCCCGCCCAGAGCGACTACTTCGCATCCCTTGCCGTCCGGTGA
- a CDS encoding peptidase inhibitor family I36 protein: MRGHRLVQRLSATGAAVLATVAIGALSAPPAAAAPTDCQPGWFCLWDDSSYRGRFLGTPAQNVSNIGSHMNDLTTSYWNRTNQWITVYYDSGYRGCLFAIPPGGSDAAVDPHLNDRVTSFAVGQWC; this comes from the coding sequence ATGCGTGGCCATCGCCTCGTGCAGCGTCTGTCCGCGACGGGAGCGGCCGTCCTGGCCACCGTCGCCATCGGGGCCCTGTCCGCCCCGCCGGCGGCGGCTGCCCCGACCGACTGTCAGCCCGGCTGGTTCTGCCTGTGGGACGACTCCAGCTACCGGGGGCGTTTCCTGGGCACCCCCGCGCAGAACGTCTCCAACATCGGCAGCCACATGAACGACCTCACGACGTCCTACTGGAACCGCACCAACCAGTGGATCACGGTGTATTACGACTCCGGCTACCGGGGCTGCCTGTTCGCCATCCCGCCCGGCGGCTCCGACGCGGCCGTGGACCCGCATCTCAACGACCGTGTGACCTCCTTCGCCGTCGGCCAGTGGTGCTGA
- a CDS encoding peptidase inhibitor family I36 protein, whose amino-acid sequence MKFTKSTKPGKPGTGKARLRPLAAALLTLSATAALTATGAGTAAADVNQCPPGEFCLWEHSSFTGRFAYSSEPQANVGDHMNDRLTSYWNRTNNWISLYDDSNFSGCLISISPGSRISAIPSWANDLTTSFRPGNFCRWTG is encoded by the coding sequence ATGAAGTTCACGAAGAGCACGAAGCCCGGGAAGCCCGGGACGGGGAAGGCGCGGCTGCGCCCCCTGGCCGCCGCACTGCTCACACTGAGCGCGACCGCCGCGCTGACGGCCACGGGCGCCGGTACGGCCGCCGCCGATGTGAACCAGTGCCCGCCCGGGGAGTTCTGTCTCTGGGAGCACTCCTCCTTCACCGGGCGATTCGCCTACTCCAGCGAGCCCCAGGCCAATGTCGGCGACCACATGAACGACCGGCTGACGTCCTACTGGAACCGGACGAACAACTGGATCTCGCTCTACGACGACAGCAACTTCTCCGGCTGTCTGATCTCCATCTCCCCGGGCAGCAGGATCTCCGCGATACCGTCCTGGGCCAACGACCTGACCACCAGCTTCCGCCCGGGGAACTTCTGCCGGTGGACCGGCTGA
- a CDS encoding AAA family ATPase produces the protein MTQADGREPGGSLRGRLMASRDRAFVGREQETARFHAMLAGDPGIEPVLFLHGPGGIGKSTLLRRFAREAASAGRPVVEVDARTTDPTPEGFQRAVADALDRPGAVLLVDTFEICQGLEGWLWERFLPELPLDAVAVLAGRNRPDSRWTTDAGWSDHLAVVQVRALSQDDARTFLADRGVPAGMRESVLTFTGGHPLALSLAASLVRDDTRLQEDGHVRDDLEGPEGVTGRGGGSGSGAGHRWAPGQDVISTLLTRLADNPPSPLHRRALEVCAHAYVTSEELLRAMLGERDGPGLFAWLRGLPYVETAATGIFPHDVVRETLEADLRWRDPEGFAALHRRMHGHLLDRLRRGPEQRLMPSVAALMYLYRTDGHMPEVHEWQAPGIVQEAPYAPGDETAVVELAERAEGAESARIARRWLELRPSAFRVHRATRTGRIVSFTATLWLGPDEEEATSAFDPVVAAAWRRARGLRPVRGGQRMAVTRFMVHPDRYHRPSAPMTLMHWRAMGEVWRDPGGLTHHFAVYRDDGYWDGHMSHYHMLKDEEAVRVGPYAYRLYGHDYRTGPEEYLAANTDAMLASAEGVTCGEAAVAPVPAAAAMSREEFASAVRDALRSLWSPRELECSPLLRTRCVRAAGGDLGRVLLDAAGILPAERGGERRHRAFTATYGGRPVSQQAAAGRLGVPFSTYRRHLKEAVERITDHLWERERTPGDDV, from the coding sequence TTGACCCAGGCGGATGGGCGGGAGCCCGGCGGCAGCCTGCGCGGCAGGCTCATGGCCTCGCGGGACCGGGCCTTCGTGGGGCGGGAGCAGGAGACCGCCCGGTTCCACGCGATGCTCGCCGGGGACCCGGGGATCGAGCCGGTGCTCTTCCTGCACGGTCCGGGCGGGATCGGCAAGTCGACACTGTTGCGCCGTTTCGCGCGCGAGGCGGCGTCGGCGGGCCGGCCGGTCGTCGAGGTGGACGCCCGGACGACCGACCCCACGCCCGAGGGCTTCCAACGGGCGGTCGCCGATGCGCTGGACCGGCCCGGCGCGGTGCTGCTCGTCGACACCTTCGAGATCTGCCAGGGACTGGAGGGCTGGCTCTGGGAGCGCTTCCTGCCCGAACTTCCCCTGGACGCGGTCGCCGTGCTCGCCGGGCGCAACCGGCCCGACTCGCGCTGGACCACGGACGCCGGCTGGTCCGACCATCTCGCGGTCGTACAGGTGAGGGCGCTCTCGCAGGACGACGCCAGGACGTTCCTCGCCGACCGCGGAGTACCGGCGGGGATGCGGGAGTCCGTGCTCACGTTCACGGGCGGCCACCCGCTCGCCCTCTCGCTCGCGGCCAGCCTCGTCCGGGACGACACCCGCCTACAGGAAGACGGGCACGTACGGGACGACCTGGAGGGTCCGGAGGGCGTGACGGGCCGGGGCGGCGGGAGTGGGAGCGGGGCGGGCCATCGCTGGGCGCCCGGCCAGGACGTGATCTCGACCCTGCTGACCCGGCTCGCGGACAACCCGCCGTCCCCCCTGCACCGCCGCGCCCTGGAGGTGTGTGCTCACGCGTACGTGACCTCCGAGGAGCTGCTCCGGGCGATGCTCGGCGAGCGGGACGGCCCCGGGCTGTTCGCCTGGCTGCGGGGCCTGCCCTACGTGGAGACGGCGGCCACCGGGATCTTCCCGCACGATGTGGTGCGCGAGACGCTGGAGGCGGATCTGCGCTGGCGCGACCCGGAGGGCTTCGCCGCCCTGCACCGCCGGATGCACGGCCATCTGCTGGACCGGCTCCGCCGGGGCCCCGAGCAGCGGCTGATGCCGTCAGTCGCGGCGCTCATGTATCTGTACCGGACGGACGGCCATATGCCGGAGGTCCACGAGTGGCAGGCGCCGGGCATCGTCCAGGAGGCCCCTTACGCCCCCGGGGACGAGACGGCGGTGGTGGAGCTGGCCGAACGGGCCGAGGGCGCCGAGTCGGCGCGGATCGCCCGCCGTTGGCTGGAACTGCGCCCCTCGGCGTTCCGGGTGCACCGTGCCACGCGGACCGGGCGGATCGTCTCCTTCACCGCCACCCTGTGGCTCGGCCCCGACGAGGAAGAGGCCACATCGGCCTTCGACCCGGTGGTCGCGGCCGCCTGGCGGCGCGCCCGCGGGCTCCGCCCGGTGCGGGGCGGGCAGCGAATGGCCGTGACCCGGTTCATGGTCCATCCGGACCGCTACCACCGTCCGTCCGCGCCGATGACCCTGATGCACTGGCGGGCGATGGGCGAGGTGTGGCGGGACCCCGGCGGTCTCACCCACCACTTCGCCGTCTACCGAGACGACGGCTACTGGGACGGCCATATGAGCCACTACCACATGCTCAAGGACGAGGAGGCGGTCCGTGTCGGCCCGTACGCGTACCGCCTGTACGGCCACGACTACCGGACCGGACCGGAGGAGTACCTGGCGGCGAACACCGATGCGATGCTGGCCTCGGCGGAGGGCGTGACCTGCGGCGAGGCGGCCGTGGCACCCGTGCCGGCCGCCGCCGCAATGTCGCGCGAGGAGTTCGCCTCGGCGGTACGGGACGCGCTCCGCTCCCTGTGGTCGCCGAGGGAGCTGGAGTGCAGCCCGCTGCTCCGGACCCGGTGTGTCAGGGCAGCGGGCGGGGACCTCGGCCGTGTCCTGCTCGACGCGGCCGGGATACTGCCCGCCGAGCGGGGCGGTGAGCGCCGCCATCGCGCGTTCACCGCCACCTACGGCGGGCGGCCCGTCTCCCAGCAGGCGGCGGCCGGGCGGCTCGGGGTCCCGTTCAGCACCTACCGGCGCCATCTCAAGGAGGCGGTGGAGCGGATCACCGACCACCTCTGGGAACGGGAGCGTACGCCCGGGGATGACGTCTGA